The following proteins are co-located in the Polystyrenella longa genome:
- a CDS encoding ExbD/TolR family protein, which produces MRIPTYRQMRTRDTERVMTPMIDVVFLLLIFFVCASAGRLKEFLLPTPLAAGNVESQTPNEKRPPVDRAWITLDQTTEGVSLIKINDRELSSLDELETNLRELASFTTEMPVIIDAGDEVTMQTVLEIYDLCQAVKFEQISFAIDPQTETLN; this is translated from the coding sequence GTGCGAATACCGACCTATCGGCAAATGCGAACTCGAGACACCGAGCGGGTGATGACACCTATGATCGATGTCGTCTTCCTGCTGCTGATCTTCTTCGTGTGTGCATCGGCAGGCCGATTGAAAGAGTTTCTTCTACCGACTCCGCTAGCGGCCGGAAATGTGGAGAGCCAGACTCCTAATGAAAAACGGCCACCAGTCGACCGAGCCTGGATCACGCTTGATCAGACCACGGAAGGAGTCTCGCTTATTAAGATTAATGACCGGGAACTCTCGAGCCTGGACGAGCTGGAAACGAATCTGCGGGAACTGGCCAGCTTCACTACAGAGATGCCCGTGATTATCGATGCTGGAGATGAAGTCACCATGCAGACGGTGCTGGAAATCTATGATCTTTGCCAGGCAGTCAAGTTCGAGCAGATCAGCTTCGCGATTGATCCCCAGACAGAGACGCTCAATTGA
- a CDS encoding ABC transporter permease gives MSLIQIAWKSIRQRSLASSLTAFNMALGVMLMVTVLVFYGVIERSFRQSGAHYQLVVGPKGSKVDLVLSSVYRVSPPIENLPYLYYKQLKEDPRVEEAIPVALGDVTEEGSFPIVGTVSRYFELPYASGKKFRVKARNGFSGSFDAIVGAEVARTNGWDVGAKFKLVHGGADTGHTHDEEFEVVDILGRTGTPNDRTVFVNLKGFYLVSGHEKPVEESIAQLEKFYPAGIPGGEKRIKELREHAASEAAHHDHDHGDDDGHDHGHDHGHSHNHGLPDELKEVTSVFLMMKDQDDYMAYSFMNELKTGFQAQAVNPVQVMTDLMESLIGNVQKMMLVLIGLIIIVSGIGIFVSIYNSMADRRKEIAIMRSLGAQRQTIFAIILTESILLCLGGGILGLLLGHGLFYFGAPIIENNTGLVIERFAFEPLELTLFPVLLVLAALIGFLPGITAYRTNVADVLSE, from the coding sequence ATGAGTCTTATACAAATTGCCTGGAAAAGTATTCGTCAGCGTAGTCTGGCTTCCTCGCTCACTGCATTCAACATGGCGCTTGGTGTCATGTTGATGGTGACAGTTCTCGTTTTCTACGGCGTAATCGAACGTTCGTTCCGACAGTCCGGGGCACATTATCAACTCGTCGTCGGCCCAAAAGGAAGTAAAGTCGATCTGGTACTCAGTTCCGTTTACCGAGTCAGCCCACCAATCGAAAACCTTCCCTATCTGTACTATAAGCAACTCAAGGAGGATCCTCGTGTGGAAGAGGCGATCCCCGTTGCTTTGGGTGACGTGACTGAGGAAGGGTCGTTTCCAATCGTGGGAACAGTCAGCCGGTACTTCGAGCTACCATATGCATCAGGCAAAAAATTTCGTGTGAAGGCAAGAAATGGTTTCAGTGGAAGTTTTGATGCGATCGTCGGTGCGGAAGTGGCACGAACAAATGGTTGGGATGTCGGGGCCAAATTCAAACTCGTTCATGGTGGCGCCGATACGGGCCATACTCATGACGAAGAATTTGAGGTGGTAGATATTCTCGGACGCACGGGAACGCCCAACGACCGAACTGTTTTCGTTAACCTGAAAGGTTTCTACCTGGTCAGTGGCCATGAGAAGCCAGTTGAAGAATCGATTGCCCAGTTGGAAAAATTTTATCCAGCGGGCATTCCCGGAGGAGAAAAGCGAATTAAGGAGTTGCGTGAACATGCTGCTTCTGAGGCGGCACACCACGATCACGATCATGGAGACGATGACGGGCATGACCACGGGCACGATCACGGACATAGCCACAATCACGGATTACCGGATGAGTTGAAAGAGGTCACCTCTGTCTTTCTAATGATGAAAGACCAGGATGACTACATGGCGTACTCGTTCATGAACGAACTCAAAACGGGCTTTCAGGCACAGGCGGTTAATCCTGTTCAAGTTATGACAGACCTGATGGAAAGTCTGATTGGCAACGTGCAGAAAATGATGTTGGTCCTGATCGGATTAATCATCATTGTGTCCGGGATCGGCATTTTCGTCAGCATCTACAACTCGATGGCCGACCGACGTAAAGAGATCGCCATCATGCGATCACTCGGTGCACAGCGACAGACTATTTTTGCCATCATCCTGACGGAATCGATTCTGCTCTGCTTGGGGGGGGGAATCCTGGGGTTATTGCTGGGGCATGGTCTGTTTTACTTCGGGGCCCCGATCATCGAAAATAATACCGGTCTGGTGATCGAAAGATTCGCGTTCGAACCGTTGGAATTAACCCTGTTCCCTGTCCTGTTGGTGCTCGCCGCTCTGATCGGATTTCTCCCCGGAATTACCGCTTATCGTACAAATGTTGCCGATGTCTTGTCGGAATAG
- a CDS encoding ABC transporter ATP-binding protein, translating into MSLLLRRLKKSFREPDGNELPIINIEHFEIKSGEQVALIGSSGGGKTTLLHLISGIHTPDSGEVIIDQVNIAGLGEPARDRFRAMKIGYIFQTFNLLPAFTALENVLLGMSFSGKKANREEAIALLDEVGLKHRLSHRPSKLSVGEQQRVAIARALANKPKLLLADEPTASIDSRNQDNVLRMIRDVCNEHKVSLLLVTHSEEVAGQYGRVETLSDFNKPEELLAASKM; encoded by the coding sequence ATGTCTTTATTGCTCCGCAGGCTGAAGAAATCGTTCCGCGAACCGGACGGCAACGAACTGCCGATCATCAACATTGAACATTTTGAGATCAAATCCGGGGAACAAGTTGCCCTGATTGGTTCCAGCGGCGGCGGCAAGACAACTTTGTTGCATCTGATTTCTGGTATTCACACGCCTGATTCGGGAGAAGTGATTATCGATCAGGTGAATATAGCCGGGTTAGGTGAACCGGCTCGCGACCGATTTCGGGCGATGAAGATTGGGTACATTTTTCAGACATTCAATCTGCTGCCGGCCTTCACAGCTTTGGAGAACGTTCTGCTTGGGATGAGTTTTTCCGGAAAGAAAGCCAACCGGGAAGAAGCCATCGCCCTGCTGGATGAAGTCGGATTAAAACATCGACTGTCGCACCGGCCGAGCAAACTCTCCGTCGGAGAACAGCAACGAGTCGCCATTGCCCGGGCGCTTGCCAACAAGCCGAAATTACTACTCGCCGATGAACCGACCGCGAGTATCGACTCTCGTAACCAGGACAATGTTCTACGAATGATTCGAGACGTCTGCAACGAACATAAAGTGAGCCTGTTGCTGGTGACCCACTCCGAAGAGGTTGCAGGACAGTACGGACGTGTCGAGACTCTGTCAGACTTCAATAAACCGGAAGAGCTTCTCGCTGCCTCAAAAATGTAG
- a CDS encoding protein-L-isoaspartate(D-aspartate) O-methyltransferase — translation MTFSEQADSLIQQLKSEGIEDNRVLDAILKTPRERFLPESLHPLAYENRALPIGNEQTISQPSIVAMMTESLQLRGNETVLEIGTGSGYQSAILAQLCGKVVTVERIKDLASSAKQLLTELGYENIEYHFGDGALGWEGQAPYSAIIVTASAAERPQKLVSQLEDGGRMVIPVGTDPVQILYRLKRCGERIKEEELCRCRFVPLITEETNNGRPQ, via the coding sequence ATGACGTTCTCCGAACAGGCTGACAGTCTGATTCAACAGTTGAAATCCGAAGGGATCGAGGACAATCGGGTTCTGGATGCGATTCTAAAAACGCCCAGGGAACGATTCCTGCCGGAGTCGCTGCATCCACTTGCTTATGAGAACCGGGCGCTGCCGATTGGAAACGAGCAAACCATTTCTCAACCCTCAATTGTGGCCATGATGACCGAATCCCTGCAATTGAGGGGGAATGAAACGGTATTGGAGATCGGTACGGGAAGTGGTTACCAGTCGGCAATTCTCGCCCAACTCTGTGGGAAAGTCGTCACGGTTGAACGAATTAAAGATCTGGCTTCTTCGGCCAAACAGCTTCTCACGGAATTGGGATATGAGAATATCGAATACCACTTCGGAGATGGGGCCCTTGGCTGGGAAGGACAAGCTCCCTATTCAGCGATCATCGTAACAGCTTCCGCCGCTGAGAGACCGCAAAAATTGGTCTCGCAACTGGAGGATGGAGGGCGAATGGTCATTCCCGTTGGCACGGACCCTGTTCAAATTTTGTATCGCCTGAAACGGTGTGGAGAGCGAATAAAGGAAGAAGAATTGTGCCGCTGCCGGTTTGTTCCCCTGATCACGGAAGAGACTAACAACGGAAGACCTCAGTAA
- a CDS encoding carbon starvation CstA family protein, with protein sequence MLTLLIAVGSLVGYLIAYHTYGRWLSRKIFGLDPAAEVPSHQLRDNIDFVPTKKNVIFGHHFTSIAGTGPIVGPAIAVFWGWLPALLWVLIGSIFVGAVHDFGSLVISLRNRGQTLGEIAGRIISPRARLLFLLVLFAALTVVLAVFGLVIAVIFKNYPQSVLSTWIVIPLAVVMGIWAYKYNGNLTIPSLISLVILYGAVYLGAYYWPITVESEFVNPIVFWTLILFVYCYLASVLPVWLLLQPRDFINSQQLVLALVLLVIGVMIAAVSGRADLANSAPMIATELPPGTPPIFPFLFITIACGACSGFHCLVSSGTTSKQVDKETDAQYVGYGAMLLEGGLAVLVILACSAGVGMGKLDFGPPSESLIQEATLSATVTGEAAWRAHYFNESVRTYSDFKLANMLGAFVEGGANFLYQVGIPLKFGVGLIAVLVACFAATTLDTATRLQRYVVQEIGETVGIRALNNRYVATGIAVGLAGAMAMLPAATGQPYGTGGLILWPLFGATNQLLAGLAFMVIVIYLWRRNKPIWFAAIPMVFMLLMPAYALLWNMFSSESGWFWPIKEMIDGTVVWEWSNKHLLFLIGLLALGLQIWMVIEGAIILLKTRGKLEDQLPPLPVSSVSSGGSD encoded by the coding sequence ATGCTGACCCTGCTGATTGCCGTTGGTTCGCTGGTAGGGTATCTGATTGCGTACCATACCTACGGTCGCTGGTTGAGCCGCAAGATTTTCGGTCTCGATCCGGCTGCCGAGGTGCCCAGTCATCAACTGCGGGACAATATCGATTTTGTGCCGACTAAGAAGAATGTCATTTTCGGACACCACTTCACCAGCATCGCGGGAACGGGGCCGATCGTGGGTCCGGCGATCGCCGTTTTCTGGGGTTGGTTGCCGGCGCTCTTATGGGTTCTGATTGGATCGATATTCGTCGGCGCGGTGCATGATTTCGGCAGCCTGGTGATATCATTACGAAATCGCGGACAAACTCTGGGGGAGATCGCGGGGCGAATTATCAGTCCCCGGGCCCGATTGTTATTCCTGCTGGTTCTGTTTGCGGCACTGACCGTCGTGCTGGCGGTCTTCGGATTGGTGATCGCCGTAATCTTTAAGAATTACCCGCAATCGGTCCTCTCGACCTGGATTGTCATCCCACTGGCTGTGGTCATGGGGATCTGGGCCTACAAATACAATGGGAACCTGACGATCCCTTCGTTGATTTCGCTAGTCATTCTGTACGGGGCCGTCTATTTGGGGGCTTATTACTGGCCAATTACAGTTGAGTCGGAATTCGTGAACCCGATTGTATTCTGGACGCTGATTCTATTCGTTTACTGTTATCTGGCTTCGGTCCTGCCAGTTTGGTTGTTACTGCAGCCTCGTGATTTTATCAATAGTCAGCAATTGGTGCTGGCACTCGTCTTATTGGTGATCGGGGTGATGATCGCCGCCGTCTCTGGTCGAGCTGATCTCGCGAACAGCGCGCCGATGATTGCCACCGAGTTGCCACCCGGCACGCCGCCCATCTTTCCGTTCCTGTTTATTACGATCGCCTGTGGTGCCTGTAGTGGGTTTCATTGTCTGGTCAGTAGTGGAACGACGAGTAAGCAGGTGGATAAAGAAACCGATGCCCAATACGTCGGTTATGGGGCGATGTTGCTGGAAGGAGGCCTGGCGGTACTCGTGATTCTTGCTTGCAGCGCCGGTGTCGGAATGGGAAAACTGGATTTCGGTCCTCCTTCAGAATCACTGATTCAGGAGGCGACATTGAGTGCCACTGTTACTGGTGAAGCGGCTTGGAGAGCTCACTATTTTAATGAGTCCGTGAGAACTTACAGTGATTTCAAACTGGCGAATATGCTGGGGGCATTCGTCGAAGGGGGAGCGAATTTCTTGTATCAAGTCGGTATCCCTCTGAAATTTGGTGTCGGACTGATCGCCGTGTTGGTGGCCTGCTTCGCCGCGACGACGCTGGATACCGCGACCCGTTTGCAAAGATATGTTGTTCAGGAAATCGGAGAGACGGTGGGAATTCGCGCCCTCAATAATCGATATGTGGCGACCGGGATTGCGGTTGGTCTGGCGGGGGCGATGGCGATGCTTCCGGCGGCTACAGGGCAACCCTATGGTACGGGCGGCTTGATTCTATGGCCTCTGTTTGGGGCAACGAATCAGTTGCTCGCCGGTTTGGCCTTTATGGTGATTGTGATTTATTTATGGCGTCGCAATAAACCGATCTGGTTTGCCGCCATTCCGATGGTCTTCATGCTGTTGATGCCTGCTTATGCCCTGCTCTGGAATATGTTCAGTAGTGAATCAGGCTGGTTCTGGCCTATTAAAGAGATGATCGACGGAACTGTCGTCTGGGAATGGTCGAACAAACATTTACTCTTCCTGATTGGTCTGCTCGCTTTAGGCCTCCAGATTTGGATGGTTATTGAAGGGGCGATTATTTTGCTGAAGACGCGTGGCAAACTGGAAGATCAACTTCCTCCCTTGCCTGTGAGTTCGGTTTCCTCAGGAGGATCGGATTGA
- the csrA gene encoding carbon storage regulator CsrA, with protein MLVLSRQRDESIYIGDDIILTIVDIRGDKVRLGIKAPNSVPVHREEVYEAIKKEAEAKEAMLTPQAKITA; from the coding sequence ATGCTGGTTCTGTCACGCCAAAGAGACGAAAGCATTTACATCGGCGACGATATCATCCTCACTATTGTTGACATTCGAGGAGATAAAGTGCGACTCGGAATCAAAGCCCCGAATTCGGTTCCCGTTCACCGGGAAGAAGTTTACGAGGCGATCAAGAAGGAAGCTGAAGCCAAGGAAGCCATGCTGACACCACAGGCCAAAATCACCGCCTGA
- a CDS encoding cupin domain-containing protein, with product MSEYFVDKSGCKAQEIFPGIQIRTAAAQKMMLSWVDCEPGAIVELHSHPHEQVGVVIGGRARFIIGDEERVLQPGDLYRIPGGVPHKVIALDDGAQALDIFYPIREEYL from the coding sequence ATGTCCGAATACTTTGTCGATAAATCCGGTTGTAAGGCTCAGGAAATATTTCCGGGTATCCAAATCAGAACAGCTGCTGCTCAGAAGATGATGCTCAGTTGGGTGGATTGCGAACCGGGGGCGATTGTTGAGCTGCACAGCCATCCTCATGAACAAGTGGGGGTGGTCATAGGGGGGAGAGCTCGCTTCATCATTGGCGATGAAGAACGGGTACTGCAACCGGGAGATCTTTATCGAATCCCGGGGGGTGTTCCACATAAAGTGATCGCTCTTGATGACGGTGCACAGGCTCTCGATATCTTTTATCCGATTCGAGAAGAATATCTCTGA
- the aroF gene encoding 3-deoxy-7-phosphoheptulonate synthase, with protein sequence MIVVLKKGIEDSVVTKIAKRVEEMGLKAHVIVGTERTVIAAVGEKRNGEQETLESYPEVEKVVPILAPYKVASLETKLEHSVVETGSLKLGNGHLGVIAGPCSVESEEQILESAKAVKAAGATALRGGAFKPRTSPYSFQGLKEVGLQYLAAAREATGLSIVTEVMTPEHVDLVAQYSDVLQIGARNMQNYHLLQAVGEIDKPVLLKRGPSATIDEFLLAAEYILDGGNSNVILCERGIRTFEAHTRFTLPLATVPYLKERTHLPVVVDPSHGTGIASLVKPMALAGIAAGADGLIIEVHPNPAEAASDAAQTISTEAFADLMVQCRKVAGALGYKMAEAVGV encoded by the coding sequence ATGATCGTCGTACTTAAAAAAGGAATTGAAGATTCCGTCGTCACTAAAATTGCTAAAAGGGTGGAGGAAATGGGCCTGAAGGCTCATGTGATTGTGGGGACAGAGCGTACCGTGATTGCCGCTGTGGGGGAGAAACGAAATGGAGAACAGGAAACGTTGGAATCTTACCCGGAAGTCGAAAAAGTCGTGCCGATTCTGGCCCCCTACAAAGTAGCCAGTCTGGAAACGAAACTGGAACATTCCGTGGTCGAAACCGGAAGTTTGAAATTGGGGAATGGTCACCTGGGGGTGATTGCCGGTCCCTGTTCAGTGGAAAGTGAAGAACAAATACTGGAATCGGCCAAGGCGGTAAAAGCGGCCGGGGCAACGGCGCTCCGGGGTGGGGCATTCAAACCTCGGACCTCCCCTTACAGTTTCCAGGGTTTAAAAGAAGTGGGACTGCAATACCTGGCAGCCGCACGCGAAGCGACCGGGCTCTCTATTGTTACCGAAGTCATGACGCCCGAACATGTTGACCTTGTTGCCCAGTACAGCGATGTACTGCAGATTGGGGCTCGCAATATGCAGAATTACCATTTGCTGCAGGCTGTGGGGGAAATTGATAAGCCAGTTTTGTTGAAGAGAGGACCTTCGGCCACGATCGATGAATTCCTGCTGGCGGCGGAATACATTCTGGATGGAGGGAATTCGAATGTCATTCTCTGCGAACGCGGGATTCGTACTTTCGAAGCCCACACCCGGTTCACCCTCCCTCTGGCGACCGTTCCCTATCTGAAAGAGCGAACACATTTGCCCGTGGTCGTCGATCCAAGTCACGGGACCGGGATCGCTTCATTGGTAAAACCAATGGCATTGGCTGGAATTGCGGCGGGTGCGGATGGATTAATTATCGAAGTTCATCCCAATCCAGCGGAAGCAGCTTCGGATGCCGCTCAGACAATCAGCACAGAGGCGTTCGCCGATCTCATGGTGCAATGCCGCAAAGTGGCGGGGGCACTAGGGTACAAAATGGCAGAAGCGGTGGGAGTGTGA
- the def gene encoding peptide deformylase gives MIVPEELQVVEYPHPALRWKSKPVTRIDTHLKKIVERMFELMYEHKGVGLAANQVGLPYRVFVINPSGEPDNKEWEMVLINPEITSRKGSAEGEEGCLSVPEVYGDVSRSEEIVVDAFDLKGEGFELSLKEFPARVVQHEYDHIDGIMFFDKLTEASKKDVLPQVEQFVNYYRTGQEKGEIPSDDDINKRLKEIEP, from the coding sequence ATGATCGTTCCCGAAGAATTACAAGTTGTTGAATACCCCCACCCCGCACTCCGCTGGAAATCCAAGCCAGTCACCCGCATCGATACCCATCTCAAGAAGATCGTGGAGCGCATGTTCGAACTGATGTACGAACATAAGGGGGTTGGACTTGCTGCCAATCAGGTGGGGCTTCCTTACCGGGTCTTTGTAATCAACCCGTCAGGAGAACCGGATAATAAAGAATGGGAGATGGTCCTGATCAATCCGGAAATCACCAGTCGCAAAGGAAGTGCCGAAGGGGAGGAAGGCTGCTTAAGCGTTCCGGAGGTTTACGGTGACGTCAGTCGCTCCGAGGAAATCGTCGTCGACGCCTTCGATCTCAAAGGGGAAGGCTTCGAACTCAGCCTGAAGGAATTCCCTGCCCGCGTTGTACAACATGAATACGATCACATTGATGGAATCATGTTTTTCGACAAATTGACGGAAGCCAGCAAAAAGGATGTGCTGCCACAGGTCGAACAGTTCGTCAACTACTATCGCACTGGTCAGGAAAAAGGCGAAATCCCCTCCGACGACGACATCAACAAGCGACTCAAAGAGATCGAACCGTAA
- the fmt gene encoding methionyl-tRNA formyltransferase, translated as MKLVMMGTGVFALPTLRTLIESNHEVVGLFTQPDRHGRGHHQHINPMKALAEEHQIPVFQPIKANAPESIQDLQSLDADLCVVAAYGQILSQELLDTPKQGAINLHASLLPKYRGAAPIQWAVKKGEQETGVTIFQIEPKLDAGPVWGVVSTPIGTNETYGELQDRLALMGAELCLEVLGRIESGTYTPVVQDHNQLTLAPRLAKEDGEIDWTSPAAAINSHVRAVQPWPKPTTVLELQKRKPLNVQILQTKPKQEFDSEFDLEATSSAIPGEIIQVTKHELCVRTGNNENLLIEKIQPAGKKLMEIDEFLRGYQPKPGDRFVNRN; from the coding sequence ATGAAACTGGTAATGATGGGAACCGGCGTCTTCGCCCTTCCGACTCTGCGCACCTTGATTGAATCGAACCACGAAGTCGTCGGCCTCTTCACGCAACCCGACCGTCATGGACGCGGGCACCACCAGCACATCAACCCGATGAAAGCATTGGCAGAAGAACATCAGATCCCTGTTTTCCAGCCAATCAAAGCAAATGCTCCTGAATCAATTCAGGACCTGCAATCACTCGACGCCGACTTGTGCGTCGTTGCCGCTTACGGACAAATCCTGTCGCAGGAATTACTCGATACTCCTAAACAGGGCGCCATCAATCTGCATGCCTCTTTGTTACCCAAATACCGGGGTGCCGCTCCCATCCAGTGGGCTGTCAAAAAAGGGGAACAGGAAACGGGTGTTACCATTTTTCAGATCGAACCGAAACTCGACGCGGGTCCGGTCTGGGGTGTTGTATCGACTCCCATCGGTACCAACGAAACTTACGGAGAACTCCAGGATCGGCTCGCTCTAATGGGAGCAGAGCTTTGTTTGGAAGTCCTCGGCCGCATTGAATCAGGAACCTACACGCCCGTCGTTCAGGATCACAATCAGTTGACCCTCGCTCCTCGTTTGGCCAAGGAGGATGGAGAAATCGACTGGACTTCTCCTGCAGCGGCAATCAACTCGCATGTACGGGCAGTCCAACCCTGGCCTAAGCCCACTACTGTGCTGGAATTGCAGAAACGGAAGCCGTTAAATGTCCAGATTTTGCAAACTAAACCGAAACAGGAATTCGATTCCGAGTTCGATCTGGAAGCGACTTCCTCCGCTATTCCGGGGGAGATTATTCAGGTAACCAAACACGAGCTTTGTGTTCGAACGGGTAATAACGAAAATCTGTTGATCGAAAAAATTCAACCGGCAGGAAAGAAGCTGATGGAAATCGACGAGTTCCTTCGAGGCTATCAACCGAAACCGGGAGACCGTTTTGTGAATCGCAACTGA